aggggtgtggatgtagttTTTTGGTTATtatccacacccctaaccttCTAAATCATTCTCTAGCATTTATCTTGCTTTTTTAGCttgaataacatgatttattacTTTCTTTAGCATGTTTCTTGATTTATGTGTGTTTCTAGCTTAGATTTTCTGGTTGTTATGGCTTGTGTCATgttttatgcttagatctacattTTTACATGTTTATATGTTTAGATCTACATGCTTAGGGTTTTATACCATGCTTTCttttgtttcgttcttctttttgctttatgttgatgTTAGGGTGATATATTCACATGCTTGCCACGCTTTGCTTGGATCTATGCGCTTTTCGCCATGTTtcatgcttagatctacatccGTACATGGCCATAGGCTTGGATCCGTGTTCTACCACGTCAATGTGCTAGATTTCTACATGCTCACATGCACGTTTCTATGCctatatgtctagatctagGTTCCCACATGCTTGTGTGCTTGGATCTatgttctctacatgctttatgtGCTTGTGCACTCCATACCATGTTTGTGTGCCTAGACCTAGGCTATGTTTGccatgccatgtgctattgtaaCCTTTTGTCGCTTTGTCTTGCTTTCTTGCGTTTTGGCCTATTGGTTCAGGCCCGatctagaccctatggtctttATCATTATCCATACACCTTGGCccatatcaaagggtttggatcatccttatttgcatgtctatgcttgcttgcttctacGCTTTATGCTTGTGTTAGCCCCTCtagttctaggctttgccatcTTTTGTGCCCTTCGCGGGCTTGACCTTGTGTGGTTACATCCGAAACCTatgaggccttgtttggatgtaaccATTTGGGATGCATCACCATGATGCCAATTGCTTCGTGCATACCTTTCCCCTTTTCCGCTCTGTGCAATGCTATGCTTGTTTGTGCCACCTGTTAGCTTTCCatgcatctttacacgcttacttacatgttcatgcataagtCTTGCTTGTTAGTGTATCGTCCATGCTTTAACACAATGAAACTATGGACAtttgatccaaacctacatttgtccctcaCGGAAACCATCTTTTGTATcctttcttgcttgtttgcatctttgtttgtttgcttgctttcttgtttGTCTGCTTATCTTTGCTTGTCATGTCTCCCGCCATATCTATCTTGCTTGTTTACTTTGTTCCCTTTGCACATTATCTACGCATCTCTTTCTTTCCATTATTGGTCTATTGGTTTCTTGTTcttgcctttgcatgtacacacatggagctAGGGCACATGGAGCTAGGGCACATGGAGCTAGGGCACGGTCTATCAAGAGCAAGCAAAAAGGGGTGCGGGTGCAAGCATGCCAACATGAGCCAAGCAGCTGCAGTCAGTAGGTTTAGGAGTTTAGTCTTTCcctttggttatgtactcttttgaaccccttccttcctcctccctttctctcttagatggtttgtattaggtatatcatgctGTGCACCATTCATtctcatctctagagtatggtgacccctgtttatttttttacagCTATATTTTAggccatgctctagggatgtaggcatcTACTTTCATGCTCTGTGTGCTTTCATTGTGCataatgtatgtatatatataccttcTCGCCCCCTCCAGTGTGATTGTCATAGTCTGTGTCACCTAAGGCCAGTGATGCCTGATTTCCGTTGCGAAAGTAATGTGACTTGTCCCCAGATTTTCATCGTAGAAATCTAGCACTTTGCTTAAACGCCTTAGGAAAGaatagattgggaccacacgcattcaaaagccaaacctcaaagccctcatgCATGTAAAGCCCCGAATGCCAATGTCAAGATCATGTTTTTACTGCCAATCTccgaaaattaaggttttataaaatttataaaaaaaaaaaaaaaaaggattgtccttggacaggcgttgtggggtgcctaacaccttctccacacataaccaaacttccggacctaagaatcaagattttttgccatccatattagattaggaaaattttcatttttcttaacctAGGATCGGTAATaatatcaactagaaataggtgaccaatcacaccttagaaaaatccaaaaattggTGACAACTCCACTCACCTTTGGcaatcccttaaaatttggcccAGATTCCTACCATAACACCAAAGGTGGACTTACCTTCCTCCACTGAGATAGAGAGCACTCGAAGCTCTGTGTgaagcacacacacacaccgaTCATTGAGAGGGGCCCTCCAACGGGGCCTTGCGTGCGCGGGAGCTGTCACCACGGTGGGTGGTCAAACGAAGGCCCACGACAGTGGTGGCAATTTTTTTGCCCCATTCTAGATCGAGGCTAGGCTTCGACAGTGTCATTCATGCTAGAAGATTTTCTCAGCCAAACAGAATAATATCCTAGTCAAGAAACTTCTGGTTTCCTTGCACGAAATTACCCAGATGATCCTTGGTCTAAGATTTCAGGTGGGTAGTAGGTAGCATCCTCATTTTTGAGTGGATAAGCAAGCGTAAGAGTGTGTTTTAGGAGAGGAGTGTTtaatctattttgttttttaattttgggatAAATCATGTTAGACTAACAGGGAGGTGGATTACAGAGCATTGATGGAATGAACCaaaggtgggtaaagtgtcaaaaatgaaaccaaacGTAGGCAAGTTGAATTTCGGGCAAACCATAgatgggtaagttgtaatttcgCCTAATTTTaatctttcatttttataatttttccatGTCATTAATCCACTAGCAAATCCTTTTGGTTATTGGATAATTTCAAAGAATGCCTGAGAACGGAGGTTAGCCACCACTACCTAGGATGGAGCCATTTTATAGGAAGTTTAGTTAGCTGAGGATGGAGCAACTATTAGAAATGATAATGGCTATAACACTGCAGCCTTAAATGCAAAAGAACCACATGTGAGGAGTGCTGGAAaaatggagtgttaactttgcTTATTTAGTAATTTGAGTGTCATACTCATGCACATAGACCTTGATGGGAACAAAGTTGCCCAGGAGTTGACAAGgaaatgatgattttttttttttggtcgaaaagaaaaataagatgatAGAAAATATAGATTGTACAAATTTATTCCCATGACCCTAGTAGatactttaaaatatatatatatatatatatatcttgttaggggaaaaaaaagttaaggaaaaaagaataaagccAAACCCCTAActtaaaatggaaaaagaaaaagagaacaaCACTACAAATATGTGGGGGAGGATTGGGGTACTCTTCTCCCAccattttctcttcatttttgaTGATTGAATTTTGGTGGGCTTGGAGAGAAATTTTCTAGACTCTACCATTTTCACTCCACTCTTctctcccaaccaaacacacccatTATCCATTTTCTCTCCTCCATTTTGTGTATGTTTGGATTGGTTGAAAATAGAGAGAatggaaaagataaaaaagaaaattgaggagAAAATATCATCTATCCTTATTTGGTTGAGTTGAAAACACATAGGAAAGAAAATAGTGGGCTCCAGTATATTTTCCACCGAGGCCCACAAAAATGTATCTCtccaaattagagagaaaagGGGGTAGAAAATGAGAGAAGAAACCCGAATGACTCTTTTGCCCCTGTTCTTTGTTGTCTTTCCCTTGCCAAagttatgtttttcttttggatgCTGAGAATTTCCTTTCTTAACAAAGCTGCGGATATGAAAAGAGAATTTGAGCATCTGGGAAGGTGTTGTGCAGTACTGCTAATGGCGAATCAGTGAGATTAATGAATAGTGAAATAGAAAGAGAACAAATTGCTCAAATTGGTTAAAGCCAAAATAaataggccaaaaaaaaaaaaaagagtgtctAAAACATGGAGGCCATGCAAGACTCCACGCATGAGAAATCATTACAAAACTAAAAGGCAAGATTAAAGttgcaatgtttttttttttagcagtcAATACTTATGCAACAGTGTAGGAAGCACTTGTCGAGGCAGCCTTAACAGCTAAGAGATTGGGTTTCTacagaattttgtttttgtgtagCAACAGGCTTGTAACTGTTTATGCTCTAATAGCTGGCAGGACATGGTGATGGTTGCAGATCTTAGATCCTTAAAACAACAAGGTGTTAGTTGTAAAGCCTTGTGTTAaacttatggttaagtgattaaatttaccatttcctaacagcttaagcttttgggacaatcggtgATTTAACTTGGTATCAAAGTAGAAGATCCTGAGTTCGATCCCTGGTtttactctacctcccattGAAAATGTTAAATTCCCACTTGTTGGGCCTCACTAATAAAGGGAAAGTTTAGGCCCACaagtgagggggagtgttagacttatggttaagtgattaaatttaccatttcctaacagcttaagtttttgggacaattggtaatttaacaccTTGCATGTTCCTAGAACCATTTTGGACTCAGTTTTTTGTATAGTTGATCTAGCAGCTACCATCCCAGGAAATCATAGTTGGATTACTCCAGAACTTGTGTAATGACTTTGTTTTATtggtatccaaaaaaaaaaaaaaagttgcagtgttttttttttttttggagaaagtttcaacctatagcgtctgcttctgatgataactctttatcatcagaccaagacaccaatcagtttttggtgtaggcggggattgaaccctagatctcttatacaaccatcataGACTTTACCAAGCAGTGTTTTTaattagaccaaaaaaaaaaaaaaaaactgaattgtTCAAGCGTGGAGGCCATGCATTCAAAAGAACTTATTATTATAATCAAcattataaaagaaatatattataataaacctttatttattttgaaagtgcatgaaagtaaatttatacaaattatattttttatcttcttattttccttctcaACCAAGCACAAGATTTTTTCATTCTCCCAACTAAATACAAATGggtgaaaaattaaatattttctatcctcttagTTTTTTaatcctcccactttttcatcaTCTCAACCAAACAGACCATTTATATTCAAGTTTTCACTCCAACCAAATACACTTAGATGACTTCTTGCTTTTTACAGAGACCTTATTTAGGTAAAAGAGATATGGCAATAATTATCatatatgagtttttattttttaaacatcaTTTTGGAAAACTTGCTGGTGGATTAACGACATGACAAAATCTAgacttttattataaataaaaggttaaaaaaaaaatctatatgataAGAGTGCCCTTAAAACTTTAGAGATGATCTTAATCTGATAGTTGAGTTAGAAGGATCTTGGCCAAATAGATCTATTTATAGGTTCATAGATAATTAATGGGAAGTTTGATCTATTTATACACAACTATTGTGCCCAttatcttcataaaaaaaaaattaaaattatgccCATTATACAAGGAGAAAATCGCAATTGGATTTACTAACCAACTATAAGCCATAGATGAAAATAACAATAAGAACTTCACAACTCATTATTAATTAGTGTTAAAGATGCACCAACACTGAATAATTGcttcttttttcccttctctaatttaatttagatatcCTAATCTGTCAGAAAAGTTTTTGGCTAAACTCCAACCAGATGCGTTTAAGAGCACTCACAGCAGTGGTGGTATATTggtatattggtattttttagctcttcaaacaccaaaaagcatgctccagcagtggagctaaatctattttttttttagctttaatgaacagtgcacatctatagatagatgtgcactgttcatgagagctaaacaaaaaaaatattattttattgtagttggtgttgtgaatgttttttgagttgtgggatatattattttattgtgatgtttatattattttattgtgttgaaagctaaaatagatccactgctgtagTATGTGTGTAgatatgtataggtaaaatagataaagtaacttttggtggagttaaaaagctaattttttagctccactgctgtggatgctctaagaacTAGCCAGTCTTGTTCAGTGCACACGTTGGACATAGAATGAAGCAACAAATCACCGATCAATTAATGCGCACGCAACGCAAATAAGAAAACCACAAtgaatgtaatttttatttaatgctAAAGGTCTTCTTCTATACtaattttaaaagattaaaattcAGGTTCAATCAAACTTTACCAAAGCTgacatttcaaattttcaatcatattaattaatattatatatatatattttcaagcAACTACGGTTGCAACCTGAACCAGACACGGTACCATCTTGTTCAGTTGCAACCTAGGACTCACTCTTGTGACTCTCCTTCAATGAATCAATAAACCCATTTACCACTTACCGCTACTCGTATTAGCTAGCTAGAGGAGCAGAGAAAAAATACTTAGTGAAGAAGATTTTGATTATGGCCATGGATGGTTCTATTCCTCCCAAGTCTGAGTTAGCTCTGACCCAAAGTCCAGAGCAGGTCCGAGCCACATCGAGCGGGCCAAAAAAGAAGGGAACAGTTCGAGCCTGGTTGGTGCTGAACAGAACAGGCCAGGCCCAGGTGTTAGAGGCCGGAAAGTCTGACATCATGAGCCGCACGGGCTTGCCAGGCAGAGACCTTCGGAGCCTGGACCCAGTCCTGTCATACCCATCAAGCATTTTGGGGCGTGAGAGGGCCATAGTGATCAATCTTGAGAATATTAAAGCCATTGTTACGCACAACGAGGTTCTTTTGCTGAACTCAAGGGACCCATCTGTCACACCCTTTATTGAAGAGCTTCAGAAGCGGCTTCACTTTCATTACCATTCCTGTCATACCCAGGTTTGTTTGAACTTTACTTATTAGAAGCAATGTTTGAAACAAAACCCCTGCAAGTGCAATATCACATTAGGAAAAGATAGGGTCTAAGTGTTTGGAAACTTTTCTTATGCACAAGATACCAACTCTTAGTGCTTGCACTAGTGCATTAGACCCGATGCTATCGAGTTCAGTGTGCCGACCCAAGCCAATTTGTATCACATTAAcatgtggcttttttttatacaattaattttgtcaCATATCATCTTGTTACTTATGATAATGTTAAGTAAAGTTTTGCATTACCACCGCACCTATAGGCCAGTTGGCACCTCTCCACTCACGGAAGTGTTTGGGTTTCGGGGAGAGGGTAGGCTAGGATAACGTATTagtaattagtaataaataGATTTTCTAactatctaaataaataaataaataaaaatttaacattaTTTGAAATCTTATTGTTGTGTTATTTGTATGTAAAATATATTGTGATGTTCGGCAGTTGTGCACGTCATGCATGTGAAATTTTAGAATAGATGAAAGTCAGTGGTCCTTTTCAGATTCCTACTCCGTTGACAAAGCTATCAAAATGATATAAATTTGCAACGCatcctattattattattattattattattattattattattattatcatctatatataaaatcgaAACCTCTGAacctctcacaatttttcacgtcaacataatatttaaataaaattattattttatttaaataaaactataatttttagATCAAACTTAAttaggagtgaaactctatctctttaataagtccaacttaaactcaaactcatcattatcatttttttaaataaaattatttttgtttaatcaaaacttaacaaggagtgaaactttatccctctaacaagtctaacttaaactcaaactcaaatgttgataatttatataaaaacaaaaattatgataagactcaaaaaaaaaaaaaaaaaaaaactaacgttgaaaaaaaaaagactcacgtTGATAATTGTGGGTTtagtttttaattgaaatttctactaattatttttttatactatacATGGCAAATAAATATGCAATTTATGTCTTCCAGCCTaggaaataataaatttttatttggtatgttatatataaatttgttgaatttggtttggttctgaATTAGAATTAggggattctataaattttgaagttttaagtcttggggtttttggtatttgcgtcTTAAtaggttgatcttaattcttcaccttaaaTGTTTTTTACTTAGgctcatgtgattttttgttttcttattaaaagctatattttggttgattaattatttgtttggattaatctcaattaattattttttttccagaatgtcaatttacttattattagaatttttttcagAGTCAATAGTTTTTCCATGTATCGCACAGGTTAgtgactagttattattattattattattatattttatggattgggttcataaaaaaaatatatgcttaCGTTGATATTTTCATGTAATTATTATATGCCAATTACTATCTGGAACCTCAGCAagtatgaaaagaaaaaattataaaatttgttgtccTATTCAATTATAAAACTTGTACAAGAACAACAAAAGCCAGCTGGATGTGGTAATGTGTAGCCTTTGaagtctgtgtgtgtgtttgcaGGCATCCCTGATGATTGTGATTGTATAAGACAGTGACTATTAAGTTTATATTCTAATACAAAAGCCTACAAACTTTGGCAACAAAAGAGAGTGTAAAAAAAGGTTTGAGCCTCAATAAAGTTATAATTTGAATAGTAGTTGACGATGCAAAAATCGTTAGTGGTGTAGGTTCATCTAGATGGAGTTGAACCCCGTCACTACACTTGCAAATGTAGTGTAAAGCTTTTCTTAGGTGGTTactggtgtggtgcctgccacaacgcctctgATGATAAAGTCAGTCTATAGAAGCTTTTGAGGAAATAAGAAAGCTTAAAATATCAGAGTCACGTATGCTAGTGTATTTTAGGGTGTGCGTATATGTACCTTGTCTGGTTCTGATGACTGTGTATATATAGCTTCAGAATTTCTAGCCATTGTGGCCTTAATTATGGCGTTAGTACTCCTTTTGTAACGCCTCAGGGCTTATTAATGTGGGTTTTGATAAGCTACCAACGGTCTTGACGGCTAATCGGTAACTGTCTAAGGCATtgaaatttctcattaattgcTTGCCTTCCCTCATCCATGCCGTGGCTAGTTGGACAAAGGTATTTGATGAGGTCGTCTAGGTAAGAGGGTTCGTTGGCCCCATCAACTGCCCCCCAGGCTCTGTGGTCGTCATTGCATGTCATGACGATCACCAAGAGGTGAAAGGTCTTTTTTCCAGACATGACTCTTGGGGTTCCGTTCCACATTTGATGCAAAGTGGCGGCGCATTAATGTGTCTTGGTGGCGCTGTACACATCGTGGCCATGCAGCACGTTATGGCTGGCAAAGTTAATGCTCCACTTATGTGACTATTTGGGTTTCCCGCtggtttgcaaattttttttttttttttttttgtgcttagtTTTTAAACTCccttccttttctctttcttcttcacttttcATCTTTCTTATGTCATTGTTGTCCtgcaattttttcttctccGAGCTACTTCACCTGCAATTGTCTACATTTTGTCCTTTTTGGGGTTGTGTTTCTGAGGTAcggcttcttccttctctttttattcttcttACCATAGTAATTTTGCAAAGGATTCTAattccccctttctttttctttttttcttttttttttgggtcttctTAGGATCTTACCCCTTTCCTTCTACTTTTTGAGTTCCATGCTTAGTAGTTCTGAGGTTAGGACACTTTGCCCTTCTATTTCCTTCCTTTTTGTGCATTTAGGGGCTTTTCTGAGAGTCTCTCGCAATTTCTCCCCTTTAGTTGAGGGTTTTATGAGTGAGGGTAATAGTTTGGGTGTGGTGTTAGCTGGTTTGGTCCCTTTGCTTCGTCAATCTGTTGATTGGTTCGAAGATTTGGTAGGTGAGCAAAAAGGGATGTCGGAGGTGAGATCTAGTGTGCTTGAGACGGGGCTATCGTCTAACGACGACCCTGTGGAAGTGGAGGAAGAAACTGCGGCTTCTGGCCCAAGGGAAGTCAGGGCTTTCTCTGCCCTTGGGGAGGAGTGTAGCCTGGACGTTGAGACCCTCTCTAGGTTTAGAAACAGGTTCCAATTTCCTAAGAGGATTAGGGTTCGTCGTCCCCATAAGGAGGAACGAGCCTGTCACTTTTCACCCGGGGAGGTGTGTTTCTACGAGGCTGCTTTCCTATGTGGGCTTAGATTCCCCGTCCACCCCTTCATCATGGAGCTTTTAAGTCATTTCAATATTGCTCCTAGGCAACTTGTGCCAAACTCATGGAGGATAGTAATCAGCTGTGTGGAGATATGGCTAGCTGCCACTGAGGGAGATATAATTAGGGTGGACGAGTTTACCTTCTTGTACCGTCTGAAGGAGTCCAAGGATTACGGGTACTATGAGCGTGTGCCTTGGGTCAAGGAGGCTAGGATCATCAGGGGCCTGCCCTCGTCATTCTGATACTAGAAATCCTGATTCTTATTTGTCTCCGGGGATGAGTGAGAGACTCCTTTTGATGAAGTTTGGGGGGACGTCCCTAGGTTGCTTCGTAGATGGAGAGCCTCAAGTCTAGGTGCGTCGTTTCTCTGCCAGTCCTTCATCCTTCCTTCTTTTGCACATATTTTATCATTGCTAACTCTCCTGTTTTTTGTCTTGTGTGCAGTTAAGAAGCGGCTGAAGCTCAAGAGTAGGTACAGGCAACGCGTCGAGGCAGCTATTGAGTACGCAAGGACgattgatgattttgatgattTGGTTGACCCGCAAACTCTAGCTCTTCACTGCCGGTCCAGAGCCTTGTGCTTACATCTTAGGTATTATAGAAATTGAGGAGAAGAAGAGTAAGTGTTTACTCAGCTCGTCGTTGctactctcctttttttttcaagtgtttTTCTTTCGCAGAGATGAAGATGAAATTCAACCAGGGGATGTACGCAAAGATGAGGGCCAAGAAGAACGAGCCCCTTTCCAACCATGGGAAGAGGGTGGTGCGTGTGGTGGATAAAGGGGTCTCCGTCACTCCCTCTATCCCCACCACTAAGGCCTGGCTACCTCGGTGGAAGAAATTACCCCACGGCCGAAGAAGCCGCGCGTGGCTAACAAAGGGAAGGAGAAGGCTGACTCCCACTCGTCCAGCATTTGGAATGACGCTGACCTTATGCTGACGAGGGTGCAAGATGTTTTTACGACTAAGGAGCTTAAGGTCTTCTCTGGCGTGCCTTCTAACAAGGTTGTGGGTCGTCATATCCATAAACTTGTCCAGGTAGTGTACTTGAGCAATTTCTCcatttcctttcccttcttttGTATTGTCTTGAAAATTGGATCTTCTTTTCAGGTATTTGGGAAGACCATTCATATCACCTCTGAGTACCTGAGCCACGAGATGAAGGCCACTTCAGTGGGGTCCTGGGTGGTGGCTTCGGAGgcgaaaaactcaaaactgagGAAGGACTTTATTGCTATCATGGATGAGGCTAATACTAGCAAGGAGAAAGCTAAGGTCTTGTCTGAGGATTTGAGGGCAGAGAGGCAGTTGACTCTGGAGAAGGACGAGCAGCTTCTAGCCGCGAAAGAGAAGATCAAGACAGTTGTTGCCAAGTCCGTCGAGGCCTTCCAGCAGGCAGAAGAGTACAAAACTATTCTCTTCAGCTGGTATTATAAAGCCTTTAAGCTCTTGAGATGGGTGCTCATCAAGCACCCCACCGGTGTGGATCAAGAGAACTTGGATCTCGAGGAGGTGGATAAGGAAATGATAGCTGACGAGGCCTCCTAGTCTACAGCTCTTGAGGGTGATGCTCCAGAGAATGCTCTTCTGCCTCCTCCTGCTGGTGATGATGAAGCTGCCGCTTAAACCTGCTCATATTCCTACTTcacgtttgttttttttttttggtgcctaGTGTGTTTTTTGGGCTTCTTGATTATACTTTCAAAACagtatttttattctaatttaagaacaatatctCTTGCCCagtgtttttgggcttttaattCTAATGTTGGAACAATACTGGTTGCCCGATGTTTTTGGGCTTTCAATTCTATTGACTATTTCATGCTTACCTGTTTACTTTTCTGCATTGTTGTGCATGATACTTTTTGTCTGTATGTGATTTCTGTCTGTCTCGTTGCTTGTCTACCCTCAGCTCGGGGGGGTTTGTTTGATTAGGAAATGACCTGCATCCTTCAGTAGTTTATATCCGTCTGGGCGGATTTTCATTAGTCAATTTTTTGCGACTTATCCCAATGTGTGGGATCTTGTTATTTGGCTttgtcagtaacttacatctgtTTAGGcgaaatcttgttacttagccaattttttgTGAGTTATacccatttaagggatcttgttATTTGGCTTCGTTAGTAACCTATATCCATTTAGGCGGAATCGTGTTACTTAGTCAATTTTTTGTGACTTATacccatttaagggatcttgtcatttgACTTCgttagtaacttacatccgtctagacagaatcttgttacttagccaattttttgtaacttacacccatttaagggatcttgtcatttgACTTCGTTAGTAACTTACATCCATCTAGgcagaatcttgttacttagccaatttttttgtaacttacacccatttaagaGATCTTGTCATTTGACTTTGTTAGTGACCttgtcagtaacttacatctatctaggcggaatcttgttacttagccaattttttgTGACTTATacccatttaagggatcttgtcatttgGCTTCGTCAATAACCTACATttgtctaggcggaatcttgttacttagccaagTGTTTTTAGGCTCCTAGATTTACAAGCATCATGTTGGCTGAATAattcttttattgctttatttcaAACATGAATACAATCGTCCATTACATTTATTGATGGTATCTCTTCAAATGCTCGATATTCCATGGTCGTGGCAGTCTCCTCCCGTCCAACGTTTTCAGGTCATAGCTGTCTTGCCTGGAATAATGGGTGactttgtagggtccttcccaggttAGGCCAAGCTTCCCCTAGGTCGGGTCCTTGGTAGCAGGTGTAACTTTGCGCAAGACAAGATCTCCTATGTTAAGTCGCCTGAGCTTTACTCTCTTGCTGTAGTACTCGACCATTTTTTGCTAGTACTTCGCCATCTTACGGGATAACATCCCGTATCTGGATTCGTCCAAGCAATCCAAGTTGACTCTTAGTTGATCGTCATTGCTGCCTTCATGGAAGACTTCTCCTCTCATGCTAGTGATTCCCACTTCAACTGGGATTACTGCATCGGTGCCATAGGTGATACTGAAGGGGGTCTCTCCCGTCGGGGTTCTTGCAGTA
This portion of the Castanea sativa cultivar Marrone di Chiusa Pesio chromosome 7, ASM4071231v1 genome encodes:
- the LOC142642214 gene encoding uncharacterized protein LOC142642214; amino-acid sequence: MLTRVQDVFTTKELKVFSGVPSNKVVGRHIHKLVQVFGKTIHITSEYLSHEMKATSVGSWVVASEAKNSKLRKDFIAIMDEANTSKEKAKVLSEDLRAERQLTLEKDEQLLAAKEKIKTVVAKSVEAFQQAEEYKTILFSWYYKAFKLLRWVLIKHPTGVDQENLDLEEVDKEMIADEAS